A portion of the Clostridium gelidum genome contains these proteins:
- the mreD gene encoding rod shape-determining protein MreD: protein MERLIIILVSIGLVILDNSLIPFFSIKGAYPSLLFTFAIAYSIINGKEKATFIGVVSGILQDVFFFHGFGVNSLLNLLVCLLASFIGEGIVKNKRLIPVVSIFCITMIKYIGVYFIFYLLNIDIQFSKSIIMAAYNGVAMFFVYKLVMNVYDDEYSKQRWRFK from the coding sequence ATGGAAAGATTAATTATTATTTTAGTATCTATAGGTTTAGTTATATTAGACAATTCATTGATCCCATTTTTTTCTATAAAAGGGGCATATCCTAGTCTGTTATTTACATTTGCTATTGCTTATTCAATAATAAATGGAAAAGAAAAGGCTACATTTATAGGTGTTGTAAGTGGAATACTCCAAGATGTTTTCTTTTTTCATGGATTCGGAGTAAATTCTTTATTGAATTTATTAGTATGTCTTTTAGCAAGCTTTATTGGAGAAGGAATAGTAAAAAATAAGAGATTAATACCTGTAGTTTCAATTTTTTGTATTACAATGATAAAATATATAGGAGTATATTTTATATTTTATTTGCTGAATATTGACATACAGTTTTCAAAAAGTATTATTATGGCCGCATATAATGGAGTAGCAATGTTCTTTGTATATAAGTTAGTAATGAATGTTTATGATGATGAATATTCAAAACAAAGGTGGAGGTTTAAATGA
- a CDS encoding peptidoglycan D,D-transpeptidase FtsI family protein, with amino-acid sequence MIVNKPTDKKKKKTSRYTVLCIIMGLIFGSIILRLLYVQVFSYEEYKERANVTSTRFVADKAPRGKIYDQKGNILATNKQTYTITYTKTDNSDKQFYTTMKELFKILDENKETIQDTLPLKIDSDNGIYFEYKSNDKESQNHEDLRFKKDRGISDTLKNKNKKLKDVEALSDEQNAQLDQDLLKMTPEDSFYALVRSYNLIELVDSDYKTKAKSNIYSEMTDEELTNIILNAGYTLNDIRKFMVIKDSIKMQSFKGDKVATIAGNIKRDTAFIVYQKKYDLSGIDVSLAPIRYYPFDNLASSVLGYVSSINETQKEGYELKGYDVSSDLIGTSGIESAFEEQLKGVKGGTTIKVNSQGTKTQDLFSLQSYPGKDVHLTIDSDIQYAAEKGLTDAMENLQKNVPDNDVNDGSKFPNATRGAIVAVEVKTGRILSLVSYPNVNPNVFAVPGQLTSEENKQYFNPDYETFGKQLIQKMGLRKNVDELFPIGSDGYRTDKYDLYPRSIYNYATTSLIQPGSTFKPVTAVAGLESGVISPNTIINDTGKFNIHPETFGKSFNPSGLEDAMGPINLTTAIGQSINYYFYETAYRMYMQGLEQGKSKIEALDSIAKYAWQFGLGVDPNDPSSKQKETTGIEIGEKFGQTYNFASWKESQITYAKFTLRDALENGEYAGKTFIKFDYGFSDDDNDQVKNSKQAIKDKVIEKLKKVGTADEKIMLTQHDEFAKDVMKDVINIMEHSEKYKSRIAEIEQSGKKVDLNNQAKTIAEAIAQFTINDKPGEIRTPGEIVNASIGQGMDSFTPMQLASYISTLANGGTRYKLHLVDKITDNDGNIVQEFKPEVLNTVSMSKSTQDAVKEGMKKVNNSVEGTAATAFIGFPIQTAGKTGTADYAKDQRENGRKPYATYVGYAPADDPQIAVVAVVFDGGHGGNIASAVRAVYEAYFKDELLKTSNYASTSESFKKYVVDNPNHKN; translated from the coding sequence ATGATAGTAAATAAACCAACAGATAAAAAGAAAAAGAAAACTTCCAGATATACGGTTTTGTGCATTATTATGGGGCTTATATTTGGAAGCATTATTTTAAGATTATTGTATGTTCAAGTATTTAGTTACGAAGAATATAAGGAAAGAGCAAATGTTACATCAACAAGGTTTGTAGCAGATAAAGCTCCACGAGGAAAGATATATGATCAAAAAGGAAATATTTTAGCAACTAATAAACAAACATATACAATTACATATACTAAAACAGATAATTCAGATAAGCAATTTTATACAACAATGAAAGAACTTTTTAAAATATTAGACGAAAATAAAGAGACTATTCAAGATACATTACCATTAAAAATAGATAGTGATAATGGGATATATTTTGAATATAAAAGTAATGATAAAGAATCTCAAAATCATGAAGATTTGAGATTTAAAAAAGATAGAGGTATAAGTGATACTTTAAAAAATAAAAATAAAAAATTAAAAGATGTTGAAGCATTATCCGATGAACAAAATGCACAATTAGATCAAGATCTTTTAAAGATGACACCAGAAGATTCATTTTATGCTCTAGTTAGATCTTATAATTTAATTGAACTTGTAGATTCAGACTATAAGACAAAAGCTAAAAGCAATATATATTCTGAAATGACAGATGAAGAATTGACTAATATAATTTTAAATGCAGGATATACTTTAAATGACATTAGAAAATTTATGGTTATAAAAGACTCTATAAAAATGCAAAGTTTTAAAGGAGATAAAGTAGCAACCATTGCAGGAAATATTAAAAGAGATACAGCTTTTATAGTGTATCAAAAAAAATATGATTTATCAGGAATAGATGTTAGCTTAGCACCAATAAGATATTATCCATTTGATAATTTGGCATCTTCAGTGTTAGGTTATGTATCTTCAATTAATGAAACTCAAAAGGAAGGATATGAACTTAAGGGATATGATGTTTCATCTGACTTAATTGGTACGTCTGGTATAGAATCTGCTTTTGAAGAACAATTAAAGGGAGTAAAGGGTGGAACAACCATTAAAGTTAATTCACAAGGTACAAAGACTCAAGACTTATTTAGCCTTCAATCTTATCCTGGAAAGGATGTACATCTTACAATAGACAGTGATATTCAATATGCAGCAGAAAAAGGATTGACTGATGCAATGGAGAATTTACAAAAGAATGTACCAGATAATGATGTGAATGATGGAAGTAAATTTCCAAATGCAACAAGAGGAGCGATAGTTGCAGTTGAGGTTAAAACAGGAAGAATTTTATCATTAGTAAGTTATCCTAATGTTAATCCTAATGTATTTGCAGTTCCAGGACAATTAACATCAGAGGAGAACAAACAATATTTTAATCCTGACTACGAGACATTTGGAAAACAATTAATACAAAAAATGGGTTTAAGAAAAAATGTTGATGAGCTATTTCCAATAGGAAGTGATGGATATAGAACAGATAAATATGATTTGTATCCAAGATCAATTTATAATTATGCTACTACGTCATTAATTCAACCAGGGTCTACATTTAAGCCTGTTACAGCTGTTGCAGGTTTAGAATCTGGTGTAATAAGCCCTAATACAATTATAAATGATACAGGTAAATTTAATATACATCCAGAAACTTTTGGTAAAAGTTTTAATCCATCAGGACTAGAAGATGCAATGGGACCAATAAATTTAACTACAGCTATAGGACAATCAATTAACTATTACTTCTATGAAACAGCATATAGAATGTATATGCAAGGGTTAGAGCAAGGAAAAAGTAAAATTGAGGCTTTAGATTCTATTGCAAAATATGCTTGGCAATTTGGTTTAGGTGTTGATCCTAATGATCCTAGTAGCAAGCAAAAAGAGACAACAGGAATAGAAATAGGAGAAAAATTTGGGCAAACATATAACTTTGCATCGTGGAAAGAAAGTCAAATAACATATGCTAAATTTACCTTACGTGATGCATTAGAAAATGGAGAGTATGCTGGAAAAACTTTCATAAAATTTGATTATGGTTTTTCGGATGATGATAATGACCAAGTTAAAAATTCAAAACAAGCTATAAAGGATAAAGTTATAGAAAAGTTAAAAAAGGTTGGTACTGCTGATGAAAAAATAATGTTGACCCAGCATGATGAATTTGCAAAGGATGTTATGAAGGATGTTATAAATATAATGGAACATTCTGAAAAATATAAGAGCAGAATAGCAGAAATTGAACAATCAGGAAAAAAAGTTGATTTAAATAATCAAGCTAAAACTATAGCGGAAGCTATAGCTCAATTTACAATTAATGATAAACCTGGAGAAATAAGAACGCCAGGTGAAATTGTTAATGCATCAATAGGTCAAGGTATGGATAGCTTTACTCCAATGCAGTTAGCATCATATATTTCCACCCTTGCTAATGGTGGAACAAGGTATAAACTTCATTTGGTTGACAAGATTACTGATAATGATGGCAATATAGTACAAGAATTCAAACCAGAAGTATTAAATACAGTATCAATGTCAAAGAGTACTCAAGATGCAGTTAAAGAAGGTATGAAAAAAGTTAACAATAGTGTAGAGGGTACAGCAGCAACAGCATTTATTGGATTTCCAATACAAACAGCTGGTAAAACTGGTACAGCCGATTATGCAAAGGATCAAAGGGAAAATGGAAGAAAACCTTATGCAACATATGTAGGTTATGCTCCAGCAGATGATCCGCAAATAGCTGTAGTTGCAGTAGTATTTGATGGAGGACATGGAGGTAATATTGCATCAGCAGTTAGGGCAGTTTATGAAGCATATTTTAAGGATGAATTATTAAAGACTTCAAATTACGCTTCAACATCAGAGTCTTTTAAGAAGTATGTTGTTGATAATCCAAATCATAAAAATTAA
- the sfsA gene encoding DNA/RNA nuclease SfsA, producing the protein MKYENILKGKFISRPNRFIAHVEINGKMEICHVKNTGRCKELLTPGAIVFVEENNNPKRKTRFSLIGVIKGERMINMDSQVTNKVIHEWILKGNLITDVTLIKPESKYNNSRFDFYIETKNRKIFIEVKGVTLESEGIVKFPDAPTERGVKHVKELCDCIKDGYEAYIIFVIQMKDVLHFEPNVEMHKEFAEALKKAEKNGVNILAVDCEVKEDSINIRDYVKVVI; encoded by the coding sequence ATGAAATATGAGAATATTTTAAAAGGAAAATTTATATCAAGACCGAATAGATTTATTGCGCATGTTGAGATTAATGGTAAAATGGAAATTTGCCATGTTAAGAATACAGGAAGATGCAAAGAATTATTAACTCCAGGTGCAATAGTATTTGTGGAGGAAAATAATAATCCAAAGAGAAAAACTAGATTTTCACTTATAGGTGTTATAAAGGGAGAAAGAATGATTAACATGGATTCACAAGTGACTAATAAAGTTATTCATGAGTGGATATTAAAGGGTAATCTGATTACAGACGTCACTTTGATAAAACCAGAGAGTAAATATAATAATTCTAGATTTGATTTTTATATTGAAACAAAAAACAGAAAGATTTTCATAGAAGTAAAAGGTGTTACATTAGAAAGTGAAGGAATTGTAAAGTTTCCAGATGCACCTACAGAAAGAGGAGTTAAGCATGTTAAAGAACTTTGTGATTGTATAAAAGATGGATATGAGGCTTATATAATATTTGTAATACAAATGAAGGATGTATTACATTTTGAACCTAATGTAGAAATGCATAAAGAATTTGCAGAAGCATTGAAAAAAGCTGAGAAAAATGGTGTTAATATACTTGCAGTTGATTGTGAAGTTAAAGAAGATAGTATTAATATAAGAGATTATGTTAAGGTTGTCATATAA
- the minC gene encoding septum site-determining protein MinC: protein MYNNDGILIKGNRDGINTTIYMNKFACFEDMLKMLLKKLSKGKHFYKGTTLILKLDLNLINKKELEIIKNALLTEIQIKDIVLEDIEKEVEKVQEKETRVFSGVYEGKTKFIRKTIRGGQSISYQGNIVIIGDINSGAEIYADGNVIVLGVIKGKVSAGTNGNTKAVIVAFLLQPEILKIANVFAMSPDDVEKPTYPELARIKDGAIIVEPYLPKKYIY from the coding sequence ATGTATAATAATGATGGTATTTTAATAAAAGGGAATAGAGATGGAATAAATACAACTATTTATATGAATAAGTTTGCTTGTTTTGAAGATATGCTTAAAATGTTATTAAAAAAACTTTCTAAAGGAAAGCATTTTTATAAAGGAACAACGCTAATTCTAAAATTAGATTTAAATTTGATTAATAAGAAAGAACTTGAAATTATTAAGAATGCTTTGTTAACTGAAATACAAATAAAGGATATCGTATTAGAAGATATAGAGAAAGAAGTTGAAAAGGTACAGGAAAAAGAGACTAGAGTATTTTCGGGTGTATACGAAGGGAAAACTAAGTTTATAAGAAAAACAATTAGAGGTGGACAATCTATAAGTTACCAAGGTAACATAGTTATAATTGGTGATATAAATAGTGGGGCAGAAATATATGCAGATGGAAATGTAATTGTTTTAGGAGTTATAAAAGGTAAAGTAAGTGCAGGAACCAATGGAAATACGAAAGCAGTAATTGTTGCATTTTTATTGCAACCAGAAATTTTAAAAATTGCGAATGTGTTTGCAATGTCTCCGGATGATGTTGAAAAACCAACTTATCCTGAACTTGCAAGAATTAAGGACGGAGCAATAATAGTTGAACCGTATTTACCAAAGAAATATATATATTAG
- the minD gene encoding septum site-determining protein MinD has product MGVSIVITSGKGGVGKTTTTANIGTALASLGKRVVVIDGDTGLRNLDVLLGLENRIVYTIIDVIEGRCRLKQGLIKDKRFPNLCLLPTAQTKDKDDISAQDMLKIVNELKEEFDYVLIDSPAGIEQGFENAVIGAERAIIVVNPEITSVRDADRVIGKLDSKGLEDHAVIINRLNYEMTKNGDMLDVSDIIETLSIELLGVVPDDKNVTVSTNRGEPIVLVENAYAGQAFKNIARRIIGEEVPFMNLNIDDNQGFFGSLKKLFKRN; this is encoded by the coding sequence ATGGGAGTATCTATTGTAATTACTTCAGGTAAAGGTGGAGTTGGTAAAACAACAACAACAGCAAATATAGGAACTGCATTAGCATCACTTGGTAAGAGAGTAGTTGTTATAGATGGTGATACAGGACTTAGAAATTTAGATGTATTATTAGGATTAGAAAATAGAATAGTATATACAATAATAGATGTTATAGAAGGAAGATGTAGGTTAAAGCAAGGGCTTATAAAAGATAAAAGATTTCCTAATTTATGTTTATTACCTACTGCACAAACAAAAGATAAAGATGATATAAGTGCACAAGATATGCTTAAAATAGTAAATGAATTAAAGGAAGAATTTGATTATGTATTAATAGATTCACCAGCAGGTATTGAACAAGGATTTGAAAATGCAGTTATAGGTGCAGAAAGAGCAATTATAGTTGTAAATCCTGAAATCACATCTGTTAGAGATGCAGATAGAGTCATCGGAAAACTTGATTCAAAGGGATTAGAAGATCATGCAGTAATTATAAACAGATTAAATTACGAAATGACTAAAAATGGAGATATGCTGGATGTAAGTGATATTATAGAAACTCTTTCAATAGAATTATTAGGAGTTGTACCAGATGACAAGAATGTAACAGTTTCAACTAATAGAGGAGAACCTATCGTATTAGTTGAAAATGCTTATGCAGGACAAGCATTTAAAAATATTGCAAGACGAATTATAGGAGAAGAAGTTCCTTTTATGAATTTAAATATAGATGATAATCAAGGTTTTTTTGGATCCTTAAAAAAGTTATTTAAGCGTAATTAA
- the minE gene encoding cell division topological specificity factor MinE — protein sequence MGFFKNLSNKPTPKEVAKDRLRLILIHDRGDIAPEVIEKIREEILEVISKYIDIQVEDVEISVNKSDDDEGENTSALIANIPIKGIRGR from the coding sequence ATGGGTTTTTTTAAGAATTTAAGTAATAAACCAACGCCTAAAGAAGTTGCGAAAGATAGATTAAGATTGATTCTTATACATGACAGAGGAGATATTGCTCCGGAAGTTATAGAGAAGATAAGAGAAGAAATATTGGAAGTAATTTCTAAATACATTGATATACAAGTAGAAGATGTAGAAATATCAGTAAACAAAAGTGATGACGATGAAGGCGAAAATACTTCTGCATTGATAGCTAATATTCCTATTAAAGGAATAAGAGGACGATAA
- a CDS encoding FtsW/RodA/SpoVE family cell cycle protein: MFKRFKLDVRLIKEIDKTLLISLILLILYGILNVYLCTKAQYGLFFVKSQVIWFALSMLALYIFMAVDYTTIFNYVPIFYWGSVILLLLAMVPGIGVVVNGARGWIRVGGFGFQPAEIAKLGIILMIAKRLDEMEGKINEVKNFFILVFYAAVPVLIIVRQPDMGMSMVCFFIVLGIFYTMGLDIRIIGGGLMSLVLAIIIVWNSGFIQLYQKERFTGFLNPEVDSANTYQLKQSLIGIGSGGILGSRPSFSIDGSSSYSAQNVPEPQTDFIFAAIADQYGFLGAIVLLTLYGFLIYKMISIARTSKDIFGSVICVGIVSYFLFAIFQNIGMTIGLMPITGITLPLISCGGSSLLTTVISVGLVINVGMRRKKIFF, encoded by the coding sequence GTGTTTAAGCGATTTAAATTAGATGTAAGATTAATTAAAGAAATTGATAAAACTTTGTTAATTTCTTTAATTCTTTTAATTTTGTATGGTATATTAAATGTATATTTATGTACAAAAGCACAATATGGTTTGTTTTTTGTTAAATCCCAAGTGATTTGGTTTGCATTATCTATGTTGGCATTGTATATTTTTATGGCAGTTGATTATACAACAATATTTAATTATGTTCCTATTTTTTATTGGGGTTCAGTTATTCTTCTTTTATTAGCAATGGTTCCGGGAATTGGTGTAGTGGTTAATGGTGCAAGAGGATGGATTAGAGTTGGAGGATTTGGATTTCAGCCAGCAGAGATTGCTAAGCTTGGGATAATATTAATGATTGCAAAAAGGCTAGATGAAATGGAAGGAAAAATAAATGAAGTAAAGAACTTTTTTATATTAGTTTTTTATGCAGCGGTACCAGTTCTTATTATTGTTAGACAACCTGATATGGGAATGAGTATGGTTTGCTTTTTTATAGTTCTTGGAATTTTCTATACAATGGGATTAGATATTAGAATTATTGGTGGAGGATTAATGTCATTAGTTCTTGCTATAATAATTGTTTGGAATTCAGGATTTATACAATTATATCAAAAAGAAAGATTCACAGGATTTTTAAATCCTGAAGTTGATAGTGCGAATACTTATCAATTAAAACAATCTTTAATTGGAATAGGTTCAGGAGGAATACTTGGAAGTAGACCATCATTTAGTATAGATGGAAGTTCAAGTTATTCAGCACAAAATGTGCCAGAACCACAAACAGATTTTATTTTTGCTGCAATAGCAGATCAGTACGGTTTTTTAGGGGCTATTGTATTGTTAACTTTATATGGATTCTTAATTTATAAAATGATTTCAATAGCGCGAACTTCAAAAGATATATTTGGTTCAGTTATATGTGTCGGAATAGTTTCATATTTCTTGTTTGCTATATTTCAAAATATAGGTATGACAATAGGATTGATGCCAATTACAGGAATAACATTACCACTTATAAGTTGTGGAGGTAGTTCACTACTTACAACCGTAATTTCAGTAGGTCTCGTGATAAATGTAGGAATGAGAAGGAAAAAGATATTTTTTTAA
- a CDS encoding site-2 protease family protein yields the protein MKKWYMVLIVELSILMWLGDFKSDVIISFLWVILHEFAHIIVASRFGCKFNNFNISILGAKAELSDIDELTENRKVILYLAGPLFNIFMAVVTCFLYDYFSFEFIKSSISINLCLGMFNLIPAYPLDGSRVCEILLSKKFLYKKSKKITEIFSFIISGALFLVFSIMLLLHKVNISLFLAVILITYTTILEREKTMYIIMGDMIKKVRKLKKHKYMENKSISVYYKKGLVNVLTLVDKNKFNSFYVLNDDMELIFIIHEDELLKALKYYGNITLEEYMKIREIDKNK from the coding sequence ATGAAAAAGTGGTATATGGTATTGATTGTAGAATTGTCAATATTGATGTGGCTTGGAGATTTTAAAAGTGATGTTATTATTAGTTTTCTATGGGTAATACTACATGAGTTTGCACATATAATAGTTGCAAGTAGATTTGGGTGCAAATTTAATAATTTTAATATTAGCATATTAGGTGCTAAGGCTGAATTAAGTGATATTGATGAATTGACTGAAAATAGGAAAGTAATTTTATATTTAGCTGGACCGTTATTTAATATTTTTATGGCTGTGGTTACATGCTTTTTATATGATTATTTTAGCTTTGAATTTATTAAAAGTAGTATAAGTATTAATTTATGTTTAGGCATGTTTAATTTGATTCCAGCTTATCCATTAGATGGATCAAGAGTATGTGAAATATTATTATCAAAAAAGTTTCTATATAAAAAATCAAAAAAAATCACAGAAATCTTTAGTTTTATTATTTCTGGAGCACTATTTTTAGTATTTAGTATAATGCTTTTATTACATAAGGTAAACATAAGTTTATTTCTTGCGGTTATATTAATCACATATACAACGATTTTAGAAAGAGAAAAAACCATGTATATAATAATGGGAGATATGATTAAGAAGGTACGAAAGTTAAAAAAACATAAATACATGGAAAATAAATCTATTTCTGTGTATTATAAAAAAGGTTTAGTTAATGTATTAACGTTGGTTGATAAAAATAAATTTAATAGTTTTTATGTTCTTAATGATGATATGGAACTCATTTTTATAATTCATGAGGATGAACTTTTAAAAGCATTGAAGTATTATGGAAATATAACATTAGAGGAATATATGAAAATACGAGAGATAGATAAAAATAAATAA
- a CDS encoding YcdB/YcdC domain-containing protein yields the protein MKKKRIFSGILSICLLVSTMCIPTFGVEEDSKGLEQAIVATKKVITVPDSYTDFTHYSSERETSEGKIMVWSFNWSEKEGKNGFISASIGENGFLYDYNKHTGDENHSGLAQVTKDTAQISAEEFLKKVIPTSEGVMKRVDGNSNISSNEEYNFTYQKFVNEIPVNFIIVNIGVNKYSGEITSFNGENPGIKRLEYPTLDNVIEAPASEKAYIDKLGVNLKYYSYYDYKEKKMKIFAGYSVDDNKYKAIDGKTGQVITILNEDKIYNKNLANSKGDESITASSKTELSKEEQEAVNNVAGLISKEKAESIIKESTDILTAEMKVIDASLNKNESSEKYVWQIGFEGGYGKVNAQSGELISVHFYDNKVKGNKNISKLEAKDVAENFLKKVTPNKFVQTKYEEQNEPVLKISGQEEESSSYFNFVRQVNGIEFVNNSLRIEVDKTNGKVIGYDNNWYDNATFPDISQAMTKEAAFNKIKQLKSFGLQYVMLDKDHVGLVYNFKNLDRNYIIDPISGIRLDFMGQVYKENKLPEYTDISGHWCEKTVKELLENGYYIDGDKFNPNMNITQINFLKYIYSPMKNNYTDDEFYDMLFKEGIIKKEEKSSSSFVSNQDAAKFIIRYLGHDKIATHPEIFSNPFKDNVQEQYKGYAAMCYALNIIRGDRNGNFNGTHNLNNAEAALIVYNLVKDNKR from the coding sequence ATGAAAAAGAAAAGGATTTTTAGTGGGATACTAAGTATTTGTTTATTAGTATCTACTATGTGTATTCCTACATTTGGAGTAGAAGAAGATAGTAAGGGGCTTGAACAAGCAATTGTAGCAACAAAGAAAGTGATAACAGTTCCAGATAGTTATACTGATTTTACGCATTACTCAAGTGAACGTGAAACAAGTGAAGGTAAAATTATGGTTTGGAGCTTTAACTGGTCAGAAAAAGAAGGTAAAAATGGATTTATATCCGCATCTATTGGTGAAAATGGTTTTTTATATGATTATAATAAACATACTGGTGATGAAAATCACAGTGGATTAGCACAAGTTACAAAAGATACAGCACAAATCTCAGCAGAAGAATTTTTGAAAAAAGTAATTCCCACATCTGAAGGGGTAATGAAAAGAGTTGATGGAAATTCTAATATTTCTTCAAATGAAGAGTATAATTTTACTTATCAAAAGTTTGTAAATGAAATTCCTGTTAATTTTATTATTGTTAATATAGGTGTAAACAAATACAGTGGTGAAATAACTTCTTTCAATGGAGAAAATCCAGGGATTAAAAGACTTGAATATCCAACTTTAGATAATGTAATAGAAGCACCTGCATCAGAAAAAGCATATATAGATAAATTAGGTGTTAATTTAAAATATTATTCTTATTATGATTATAAGGAAAAGAAAATGAAGATATTTGCAGGATATTCAGTAGATGATAATAAATATAAAGCTATTGATGGAAAAACAGGACAAGTAATTACTATTTTAAATGAAGATAAGATTTATAATAAGAACTTGGCAAATAGCAAGGGTGATGAATCTATAACAGCTAGCAGTAAGACAGAATTAAGTAAAGAAGAACAAGAAGCTGTTAATAATGTTGCAGGACTTATATCTAAAGAAAAGGCTGAAAGTATTATTAAGGAATCAACAGATATACTTACTGCTGAAATGAAGGTTATCGATGCATCTTTAAATAAAAATGAGTCTAGTGAAAAATATGTATGGCAAATTGGATTTGAAGGTGGTTATGGTAAAGTAAATGCGCAATCTGGTGAATTGATATCTGTACATTTTTATGATAATAAGGTTAAAGGAAATAAAAATATATCAAAGCTTGAGGCTAAAGATGTTGCAGAGAACTTTTTGAAAAAAGTTACACCTAATAAGTTTGTGCAAACAAAATATGAGGAACAAAATGAACCTGTTTTAAAAATTAGTGGACAAGAAGAGGAAAGCAGTTCTTATTTTAATTTTGTACGTCAAGTGAATGGTATAGAATTTGTTAACAATTCTTTACGTATAGAAGTTGATAAAACTAATGGTAAAGTTATTGGATATGATAATAATTGGTATGATAATGCGACTTTCCCTGATATTAGTCAAGCGATGACTAAGGAAGCAGCTTTTAATAAAATTAAACAATTAAAAAGCTTTGGCTTGCAATATGTTATGTTAGATAAAGATCACGTTGGATTAGTTTATAATTTTAAAAATTTAGATAGAAACTACATTATTGATCCAATAAGTGGCATAAGATTAGACTTTATGGGACAAGTATATAAGGAGAATAAATTACCAGAATATACAGATATAAGTGGTCATTGGTGTGAAAAAACAGTAAAAGAACTTTTGGAAAATGGATATTATATTGATGGAGATAAATTTAATCCTAATATGAATATTACTCAAATTAATTTTCTGAAATATATATATTCACCTATGAAAAATAATTATACTGACGATGAGTTTTACGACATGCTTTTTAAAGAAGGAATAATTAAAAAGGAAGAAAAGTCTTCAAGCTCATTTGTTTCAAATCAAGATGCAGCAAAATTTATTATAAGATATTTAGGTCATGATAAAATAGCAACGCATCCTGAAATATTTAGTAATCCTTTTAAAGACAATGTACAAGAACAATATAAAGGATATGCAGCAATGTGTTATGCTCTCAATATAATTCGGGGCGACAGAAATGGGAACTTCAATGGGACTCATAATCTAAACAATGCCGAAGCTGCTTTAATTGTTTATAATCTAGTTAAGGATAATAAACGTTAA